In Acidimicrobiales bacterium, a genomic segment contains:
- a CDS encoding DUF4440 domain-containing protein, translating to MSRAEIEGRAEDFSKVFATHDAAAMAAFYTADARFLAPNMPMIEGRAGIEAFGKEMFAAGGQSLELDTVDVLDGGDLEIEVGNYTMGIQPPDSDSLVDNGKYVAVWKRDVDGSLKMAIDTFNTNAPLA from the coding sequence ATGAGCAGAGCCGAGATCGAGGGCCGGGCGGAGGATTTCTCGAAGGTATTCGCGACACACGACGCCGCTGCGATGGCCGCGTTCTATACGGCGGACGCCAGGTTCCTGGCGCCCAACATGCCGATGATCGAGGGCCGGGCTGGCATCGAGGCGTTCGGCAAGGAGATGTTCGCCGCCGGCGGGCAATCTCTCGAGCTCGACACGGTCGACGTGCTCGACGGTGGCGACCTGGAGATCGAGGTCGGGAACTACACGATGGGGATACAGCCACCCGACAGCGATTCGTTGGTCGACAACGGGAAGTATGTGGCGGTTTGGAAGAGAGACGTCGACGGCAGCCTGAAAATGGCGATCGACACCTTCAACACCAACGCACCACTGGCATAG
- a CDS encoding ABC transporter permease subunit, whose translation MIRVEFIKQVRRARTYIALGVLALIPIILTVALKLNPPSPSSNERGYFDVATHSGINVPLAALTATSAFLLVIVVSLFAGETVSGEATWGTLRYLLVRPVSRPRLLATKLLVASVLSVVATIVITVVALVAGIIAFGWHPVLTPSFQIVSQTSAIGKLALGTIYVAWSMASFVTFAFLLSTMTDSAFAAVAGGVGLGIVSQILNNISALDFMSFAFPTHYIDAWHGLFFQPTRTSDMVHGVLLELPYVAVFLGLAWWRFLRKDVLS comes from the coding sequence GTGATTCGGGTCGAGTTCATCAAGCAGGTCCGCCGGGCACGGACCTACATCGCCCTCGGCGTCCTCGCTCTGATCCCGATCATCCTGACCGTCGCCCTCAAGCTCAACCCACCGAGCCCGTCGAGCAACGAGCGGGGCTACTTCGACGTGGCCACGCACTCGGGGATCAACGTGCCGCTGGCGGCTTTGACCGCTACCAGCGCTTTCCTGCTGGTCATCGTGGTCTCGCTCTTCGCCGGCGAGACGGTCTCGGGCGAGGCGACGTGGGGCACCCTGCGCTACCTTCTCGTGCGCCCCGTCTCCCGGCCCCGTCTCCTGGCCACCAAGCTGTTGGTGGCCTCGGTGCTGTCGGTGGTGGCGACCATCGTCATCACCGTCGTCGCCCTCGTGGCCGGGATCATCGCCTTCGGCTGGCACCCGGTGCTGACCCCGTCGTTCCAGATCGTCTCCCAGACCTCGGCGATCGGAAAGCTGGCGCTCGGCACCATCTACGTGGCGTGGAGCATGGCGTCCTTCGTCACCTTCGCCTTCCTGCTGTCGACCATGACCGATTCGGCCTTCGCCGCCGTGGCCGGCGGCGTCGGGCTCGGGATCGTCAGCCAGATCCTCAACAACATCTCGGCCCTCGACTTCATGAGCTTCGCCTTCCCCACGCACTACATCGACGCCTGGCACGGACTGTTCTTCCAGCCGACCCGGACCAGCGACATGGTGCACGGGGTGCTCTTGGAGCTCCCCTACGTGGCGGTGTTCCTGGGTCTGGCCTGGTGGCGGTTCCTCCGCAAGGACGTGCTGAGCTAG
- a CDS encoding ABC-F family ATP-binding cassette domain-containing protein codes for MLTATNLQLRVGPRLLLEPAAFHVAAGDRIGLVGRNGSGKTTLVRALAGEIAPASGEVTRPQAIGYLPQDPRTGDLDVPARQRILSARGLDHLSHEMESARAAMGGHDPVAVDRVLRRYGDLEDRFQVLGGYGAEAEASSIASSLALGERALDQPLRTLSGGQRRRIELARVLFSGAELLLLDEPTNHLDADSIAWLREFLRAHAGGLVVISHDRDLLGSTVNRVFHLDANRAALEVYNLGWRAYLDQREVDERRRHRERANAEKRATALRDQAARMRAKATKAKAAKGMARRADQMMASVGDVRRADRVARLRFPSPTPCGRTPLAATGLSKSFGSLEVFTDVDLAVDRGSRVVVLGLNGAGKTTLLRVLVGLEGPDTGTVTPGHGLRLGYYAQEHERLDGDASVLENMRSAAAGLEVSEARSVLGSFLFSGDAVHQAVGTLSGGEKTRLALATLVVSGANVLLLDEPTNNLDPASRAEVLDALARYEGAVVLVTHDEAAVEALRPERVLLLPDGVEDAWRGELADLVALS; via the coding sequence ATGCTCACCGCCACCAACCTGCAGTTGCGCGTCGGGCCGCGCCTGCTGCTGGAGCCGGCGGCGTTCCACGTCGCCGCCGGCGACCGTATCGGGCTGGTCGGACGCAACGGGTCAGGCAAGACGACCCTCGTGAGGGCGCTGGCCGGCGAGATCGCGCCGGCCTCCGGCGAGGTGACCCGCCCGCAGGCGATCGGCTACCTGCCGCAGGATCCGCGGACCGGTGACCTGGATGTGCCGGCCCGCCAGCGGATCCTGTCGGCCCGCGGCCTCGACCACCTCAGCCACGAGATGGAGTCGGCCCGCGCCGCCATGGGCGGGCACGACCCGGTCGCCGTGGACCGGGTGCTTCGTCGCTACGGCGACCTCGAGGACCGCTTCCAGGTCCTCGGCGGCTACGGCGCCGAGGCCGAGGCCAGCTCGATCGCGTCCAGTCTGGCGCTCGGCGAGCGGGCGCTGGACCAGCCGCTGCGGACGCTGTCCGGGGGTCAGCGCCGCCGGATCGAGCTCGCCCGGGTCCTGTTCAGCGGGGCGGAGCTGCTGCTGCTGGACGAGCCCACCAACCATCTCGACGCTGATTCGATCGCCTGGCTCCGGGAGTTCCTACGCGCCCATGCCGGTGGCCTGGTCGTCATCAGCCACGATCGCGACCTGCTCGGATCGACGGTCAACCGGGTCTTCCACCTCGACGCCAACCGGGCGGCCCTCGAGGTCTACAACCTCGGCTGGCGTGCCTACCTCGACCAGCGTGAGGTCGACGAGCGCCGCCGGCACCGGGAGCGGGCCAACGCCGAGAAGAGGGCCACCGCGCTGCGCGACCAGGCGGCGCGCATGCGGGCGAAGGCGACGAAGGCCAAGGCGGCCAAGGGCATGGCCCGGCGCGCCGACCAGATGATGGCGAGCGTCGGCGACGTCCGCAGGGCCGACCGCGTCGCCCGGCTGCGCTTCCCGAGCCCGACGCCGTGTGGGCGCACACCCCTCGCTGCCACCGGTCTGTCGAAATCCTTCGGATCGCTCGAGGTCTTCACCGACGTCGACCTGGCCGTCGACCGCGGCTCGCGGGTGGTGGTGCTGGGTCTCAACGGCGCCGGCAAGACCACACTGTTGCGCGTGCTCGTGGGGCTGGAGGGGCCGGACACGGGGACCGTGACGCCCGGACACGGGCTACGGCTGGGCTATTACGCCCAGGAGCACGAGCGTCTGGATGGAGACGCCAGCGTGCTCGAGAACATGCGCTCGGCCGCCGCCGGCCTCGAGGTGTCCGAGGCTCGCAGCGTCCTGGGATCGTTCCTCTTCTCAGGTGACGCCGTCCACCAGGCCGTCGGGACCCTGTCGGGGGGAGAGAAGACCAGGTTGGCGCTGGCCACCCTGGTGGTCTCGGGGGCGAACGTGTTGCTCCTCGACGAGCCCACCAACAACCTCGATCCCGCAAGCCGGGCCGAGGTGCTCGACGCCCTCGCCCGCTACGAGGGGGCGGTCGTGCTGGTCACCCACGACGAGGCGGCGGTCGAGGCGTTGCGCCCGGAACGGGTGCTGCTCCTGCCCGACGGGGTGGAGGACGCCTGGCGGGGCGAGCTGGCCGATCTGGTCGCCCTCTCCTGA
- a CDS encoding SDR family oxidoreductase has translation MDSFAGKLAIVTGGGSGMGRELVLQLAAEGCSVATCDIDPARVSETAGRAPVGSRITTHACDVSVEDDVLRFRDEVTTQHAADHVNLVFNNAGIGGGGSFIADDRADWERTFAIDWWGVYYCTRALLPLLIASDDGYLVNTSSVNGFWASLGPGVPHTAYSTAKFAVKGFSEALIEDLRIHAPHVKVAVVMPGHIGTDIVVNSRRILGGPELDDIPDSDLEQMRAQIAMRGLPADDISTEQLRQIVKMMVEGFSQNAPVTAAEAATIILDGVRAGRWRILVGDDAKVQDSRVRADPERAYDYNDTDFGTALLGARPDHPHD, from the coding sequence GTGGACTCGTTTGCGGGGAAGTTGGCCATCGTCACCGGAGGCGGCTCAGGAATGGGACGAGAGCTGGTCCTCCAACTCGCCGCCGAGGGATGCTCGGTCGCTACCTGCGACATCGACCCTGCCCGCGTGAGCGAGACGGCCGGGCGAGCCCCGGTCGGGAGCCGGATCACGACGCACGCGTGTGACGTGTCGGTCGAGGACGATGTCCTCCGCTTTCGCGACGAGGTGACGACCCAGCACGCGGCCGACCACGTGAACCTGGTGTTCAACAACGCCGGCATCGGAGGAGGCGGCAGCTTCATCGCCGACGACCGGGCGGATTGGGAGCGGACCTTCGCCATCGACTGGTGGGGTGTCTACTACTGCACCCGGGCCCTCCTGCCGCTGCTCATCGCCAGCGATGACGGGTATCTCGTCAACACGAGCAGCGTCAACGGCTTCTGGGCCTCGCTCGGTCCCGGAGTCCCTCACACGGCATACAGCACCGCCAAATTCGCCGTGAAGGGGTTCTCCGAAGCCCTGATCGAGGATCTCAGGATCCACGCGCCGCACGTCAAGGTGGCCGTTGTCATGCCCGGCCACATAGGGACCGACATCGTGGTCAACTCCCGCCGCATTCTCGGCGGCCCCGAGCTCGACGACATCCCCGACTCCGACCTCGAGCAGATGCGAGCGCAGATCGCCATGCGAGGCCTGCCGGCGGACGACATCTCGACTGAGCAGCTGCGCCAGATCGTCAAGATGATGGTCGAGGGTTTCAGTCAAAACGCGCCGGTCACCGCCGCCGAAGCGGCGACGATCATCCTCGACGGCGTTCGGGCCGGACGCTGGCGGATCCTCGTGGGCGACGATGCCAAGGTTCAGGACTCACGGGTCCGGGCCGACCCCGAGCGGGCCTACGACTACAACGACACCGACTTCGGCACCGCCCTGCTCGGCGCCCGGCCGGACCACCCGCACGACTAG
- a CDS encoding MmcQ/YjbR family DNA-binding protein yields MSRDEVMVACLAYPGAVEDYPFGDEVAVFRIGGRMFALVSLVGLPGSVNVKCDPDLALELRAQHAAVRPGYHQDKRHWNTVDLDGTIEDNEVLDMIAHSYELVMNKLPRRQRAALEP; encoded by the coding sequence ATGTCCCGAGACGAGGTGATGGTGGCCTGCCTGGCGTACCCCGGCGCAGTCGAGGACTACCCATTCGGCGACGAGGTCGCCGTCTTCAGGATCGGCGGGCGCATGTTCGCCCTCGTGTCGCTCGTCGGACTGCCCGGCAGCGTCAACGTCAAGTGCGACCCAGATCTCGCCCTCGAGCTTCGTGCCCAGCACGCTGCCGTGCGCCCTGGCTACCACCAGGACAAGCGCCACTGGAACACGGTCGACCTCGACGGAACGATCGAGGACAACGAGGTCCTCGACATGATCGCCCACTCCTACGAGCTCGTCATGAACAAACTGCCCCGACGGCAGAGGGCTGCCCTCGAGCCGTGA
- the bioB gene encoding biotin synthase BioB, translated as MTIEPMEAGAPLAREVAISPSAEARPARSVLSAAGAALLDEKRPLDGGELRALALLPDEAIPSLAALAHEVRLAWRGPTVEVEGILSAKTGGCPEDCAFCSQSSRFDSPVKATPFLDTGEVLAAAEETAKLGASEFCLVLAVRGPDERTLQRIIDLVPLVGERTGLNVAVSAGILSPEQAGRLAAAGVHRYNHNIETARSYFGRIVTTHTWEERAETCRLVRQHGMELCCGVLLGMGESDEQRLELLGQLRELDPAEVPVNFLNPRPGTPLAERPIVGAMDALRWIALFRLALPGVILRYAGGREVTLGQLQAMGMTAGINALIVGNYLTTLGRPPEDDLRMLADLRMPIGALSPVI; from the coding sequence ATGACCATCGAGCCCATGGAAGCGGGCGCGCCGCTGGCCCGAGAGGTGGCCATTTCGCCCAGCGCGGAGGCGCGCCCCGCTCGTTCGGTGTTGTCGGCCGCGGGCGCCGCGCTGCTGGACGAGAAGCGACCGCTCGACGGGGGTGAGCTCCGCGCCCTGGCACTGCTTCCCGACGAGGCGATCCCATCGCTGGCCGCCCTGGCCCACGAGGTCCGGCTGGCCTGGCGGGGGCCGACGGTCGAGGTGGAGGGGATCCTGTCGGCCAAGACGGGCGGGTGCCCCGAGGACTGCGCCTTCTGCAGCCAGTCGTCCCGGTTCGACTCGCCCGTCAAGGCCACCCCCTTCCTCGACACCGGCGAGGTGCTGGCGGCTGCCGAGGAGACGGCGAAGCTGGGGGCATCCGAGTTCTGCCTCGTGCTGGCCGTGCGCGGTCCCGACGAGCGCACGCTGCAGCGCATCATCGACCTGGTGCCCCTCGTCGGGGAGCGCACCGGGCTCAACGTAGCCGTGAGCGCGGGGATCCTCTCACCCGAGCAGGCGGGGCGTCTGGCCGCCGCCGGCGTGCACCGCTACAACCACAACATCGAGACGGCGCGCTCGTACTTCGGCCGGATCGTGACGACGCACACCTGGGAGGAGCGGGCGGAGACGTGCCGGTTGGTGCGCCAGCACGGGATGGAGCTCTGCTGCGGCGTCCTCCTCGGCATGGGCGAGAGCGACGAGCAGCGCCTCGAGCTGCTGGGCCAGCTCCGGGAGCTGGACCCCGCCGAAGTCCCGGTCAACTTCCTCAATCCCCGTCCCGGCACGCCGCTGGCCGAGCGGCCCATCGTTGGGGCCATGGACGCGCTGCGGTGGATAGCGCTCTTCCGCCTGGCCCTGCCGGGCGTGATTCTCCGCTACGCGGGGGGCAGGGAGGTCACCCTCGGCCAGCTCCAGGCCATGGGCATGACCGCGGGGATCAACGCCTTGATCGTCGGCAACTACCTGACGACCCTGGGTCGGCCGCCGGAGGACGATCTGCGGATGCTGGCCGACCTGCGGATGCCCATCGGGGCCCTCAGCCCCGTCATCTGA
- a CDS encoding adenylate/guanylate cyclase domain-containing protein, translating into MPHSPDVTELERLGVYDPSAPDAEDRLRLIGRLFELGATTEEVVRAARLAGLGSLSLDLSIRPPGEAFGFDDFANRSGLDPVLVRRLWLALGLPASGPMPLEVTPDAAEALRLLVGLESMVGEDATLGVARVIGSSMARLAESVASAIRIGIEVPKLDAGTRYSQVVEEYSASGRELLPQVLDAVNAVFRRHLVLVSYQRWSTDEDMAAVTLERTVGFADMVRSTEAVRAESVAALAQMVRRFEELVWDVVTEVGGRVVKLIGDEAMFVVEDAAPACQIALDLVERSPYPVRMGLAHGAVVGLFGDYYGETVNLAARLVGVADGESVLVSETVRREAADAFSFEAQPARSLKGFDEATVTYRLRGR; encoded by the coding sequence GTGCCCCATAGCCCGGATGTCACCGAGCTCGAGCGGCTCGGCGTGTACGACCCCTCGGCGCCGGACGCCGAGGATCGCCTGCGCCTTATCGGCCGGCTCTTCGAGCTGGGCGCCACTACCGAGGAGGTCGTGCGGGCGGCGCGACTCGCCGGGCTCGGAAGCCTGTCGCTCGACCTGTCGATCCGACCGCCAGGGGAGGCGTTCGGATTCGACGACTTCGCCAACAGATCGGGGCTCGACCCTGTCCTGGTCCGGCGCCTCTGGCTGGCGCTGGGGTTGCCCGCCTCGGGCCCGATGCCGCTCGAGGTCACTCCCGACGCGGCTGAGGCGCTGCGCCTTCTCGTGGGCCTGGAGAGCATGGTGGGCGAGGACGCCACCCTCGGTGTCGCACGAGTGATCGGCTCGTCGATGGCGCGCCTGGCCGAATCGGTCGCAAGCGCCATCCGGATCGGGATCGAGGTCCCCAAGCTGGACGCGGGGACCAGGTACTCCCAGGTCGTCGAGGAGTACTCCGCCAGTGGGCGCGAGCTGCTCCCGCAGGTCCTCGACGCCGTCAACGCCGTCTTCCGTCGCCACCTCGTCCTCGTCTCGTACCAGCGGTGGTCAACGGACGAGGACATGGCGGCGGTCACCCTGGAACGCACGGTCGGCTTCGCCGACATGGTCAGGTCCACTGAAGCCGTTCGCGCCGAGTCGGTAGCGGCATTGGCCCAGATGGTGCGTCGGTTCGAGGAGCTGGTCTGGGACGTGGTCACCGAGGTCGGCGGCCGGGTCGTGAAGTTGATCGGCGACGAGGCCATGTTCGTGGTCGAGGACGCAGCACCGGCGTGCCAGATCGCCCTCGATCTCGTCGAGCGGTCGCCGTACCCGGTACGGATGGGACTCGCCCACGGGGCCGTCGTCGGCCTCTTCGGCGACTATTACGGCGAGACCGTCAACCTGGCGGCCCGTCTCGTCGGCGTCGCGGACGGCGAAAGCGTCCTCGTCTCCGAGACGGTGCGACGTGAGGCAGCCGACGCCTTCAGCTTCGAAGCACAACCAGCTCGCTCTCTCAAGGGCTTCGACGAAGCCACCGTCACTTACCGACTGCGCGGACGCTAG
- a CDS encoding WYL domain-containing protein, which produces MRASRLVSLLLLLQSRGQLTAPELAEELEVSVRTVYRDVEALSAAGVPVYAEAGRGGGFRLVEGYRTRLTGLSAREAEALLIGGTPGPVGELGLGTVFAAAQAKLLAALPKDVADRAFLVRQRFHLDTAGWFRASHVPAHLGPVATAVWEGRRLEIVYHHLDDDEDARRVLDPLGLVLKAGMWYLVAGRDGQTRTYRVSRIRSARALSEESARPPDFDLTRYWADSVASFEVGAKRVTASLDATEKAIAILRQRGYHTESVAPHDGCTVVRTSVSFDDLGSAARELVALGGTVEIIDPPELRERVLMTARDVVSVYR; this is translated from the coding sequence GTGCGAGCGAGCCGGCTGGTGTCGCTGCTGTTGCTGCTGCAGAGTCGTGGACAACTCACGGCGCCGGAGCTGGCCGAGGAGCTCGAGGTGTCGGTCCGCACCGTCTATCGGGACGTCGAGGCGCTCTCCGCTGCCGGAGTCCCGGTCTACGCGGAGGCCGGCCGCGGCGGAGGGTTCCGTCTGGTCGAGGGCTACCGCACGCGGCTGACGGGGCTGTCCGCACGGGAAGCCGAGGCGTTGCTCATCGGCGGGACGCCCGGACCCGTCGGCGAGCTCGGCCTCGGCACCGTCTTCGCCGCCGCCCAGGCCAAGCTGCTCGCCGCCCTTCCGAAGGACGTCGCCGACCGCGCCTTCCTCGTCCGCCAGCGCTTCCACCTGGACACCGCGGGTTGGTTCCGAGCCTCGCACGTCCCGGCGCACCTCGGGCCGGTGGCTACGGCGGTGTGGGAGGGCCGCCGCCTCGAGATCGTCTACCACCATCTCGACGATGACGAGGACGCCCGACGCGTGCTCGATCCCCTGGGACTCGTGCTCAAGGCAGGCATGTGGTACCTGGTCGCGGGGCGAGACGGCCAGACACGCACCTACCGGGTGTCGAGGATCAGGTCGGCTCGGGCCCTGTCCGAGGAGTCCGCCCGCCCGCCCGACTTCGATCTCACCCGCTACTGGGCCGACTCGGTGGCGAGCTTCGAGGTCGGCGCCAAGAGGGTGACGGCATCGCTGGACGCCACTGAGAAGGCCATCGCCATCCTCCGCCAACGGGGATATCACACCGAATCGGTCGCACCGCACGACGGCTGCACCGTGGTACGGACCTCGGTGAGCTTCGACGACCTGGGCAGCGCCGCTCGCGAGCTCGTGGCGTTGGGTGGCACGGTCGAGATCATCGACCCACCTGAGCTCCGCGAGAGGGTGCTCATGACGGCGCGGGACGTGGTGAGCGTCTACCGCTGA
- a CDS encoding CDGSH iron-sulfur domain-containing protein, with translation LAGEIASGAGGQVAESLAPVGSALSDTAQSLKAHFSDWGARPRPAVDAASAGGGEGEELESLGGRATELSQAVGGVTVGEDRRELATLFDRAYRLTTAVVGGHSDVAPGQARAVAARVVDSVLRPLAGVLAPTPAEKPGVAADGPVSTNGSVKAEVWQLAKEATRLCTRLGTHSAARPGLHEATAALQDLACQLDADDPNARTAELRSLQTSMAPAIQLAPDGPYLVVNAENLRNWLGQALPARPAMALCRCGGSAMKPFCDGTHAAIGFTAAKDPERVPDRCDTYVGQQVTILDNRGTCQHSGLCSDRLSTVFRTGQEPFVAPSGGRMDEIVRAVRDCPSGALSYAIDGDEVRDQVDWDNRREPTIEVSRDGPYRITGGVDLVSEEGGDVARNAGASYEHYALCRCGHSQNKPFCSGMHWYVDFHDPALDPDREPTMFGWCGGLPALTRMTRLFYERYVPEDPLLAPLFANMSADHPQRVAKWLGEVFGGPSAYSDEYGGYSRMVQQHIGKGLTEESRARWVALILRSADEAGLPSDPEFRSAFASYIEWGSRLALENSQAGAQPPERMPMPHWSWGTAGPPGSRVSAVPSPGEGDEQPVVLPAADETVSFAKHIKPLFRQRDRQSMKFAFDLWSYDDVGARADDVLARLRNGSMPCDGAWPEEKVQVFQRWIETGKTA, from the coding sequence CCTTGCCGGAGAGATCGCATCGGGTGCCGGTGGCCAGGTCGCCGAGAGCCTGGCCCCCGTTGGCTCCGCACTGTCGGACACGGCGCAGTCTCTGAAGGCCCATTTCTCGGACTGGGGCGCTCGCCCGCGACCGGCCGTGGATGCTGCATCTGCCGGGGGAGGCGAGGGGGAGGAGCTGGAGTCGCTGGGCGGGCGTGCCACCGAGCTCTCACAAGCGGTGGGAGGTGTCACCGTCGGCGAGGACCGGCGGGAGCTGGCCACGTTGTTCGACCGCGCCTACCGGCTGACGACGGCGGTCGTCGGCGGCCACAGCGATGTCGCGCCTGGACAGGCGAGGGCCGTGGCCGCCCGAGTGGTCGATAGCGTGCTCCGCCCGCTCGCCGGCGTCTTGGCGCCGACGCCCGCGGAGAAGCCGGGTGTGGCCGCCGACGGCCCCGTTTCCACCAATGGCTCCGTGAAGGCGGAGGTGTGGCAGCTGGCCAAGGAGGCGACGCGGTTGTGCACTCGTCTCGGCACGCATTCAGCGGCGAGGCCCGGCCTGCACGAGGCGACGGCGGCGTTGCAGGATCTCGCCTGCCAGCTCGATGCCGATGACCCGAACGCTCGCACGGCGGAGCTGCGCAGTCTGCAGACCAGCATGGCGCCCGCGATCCAGCTGGCGCCCGACGGCCCGTACCTCGTCGTCAACGCCGAGAACCTTCGTAACTGGCTGGGACAGGCTCTCCCGGCCCGCCCGGCGATGGCTCTCTGCCGGTGTGGCGGCTCGGCCATGAAGCCGTTCTGCGACGGGACCCACGCCGCGATCGGGTTCACCGCAGCCAAGGATCCCGAGCGGGTCCCGGATCGCTGCGACACGTACGTGGGTCAGCAGGTGACGATCCTCGACAACCGGGGGACCTGTCAGCACTCGGGCCTGTGCAGCGACCGCCTGTCCACGGTGTTCCGAACCGGCCAGGAGCCGTTCGTGGCGCCGAGCGGAGGGCGGATGGACGAGATCGTTCGGGCCGTTCGTGACTGCCCCTCAGGCGCGCTCAGCTACGCCATCGACGGCGACGAGGTTCGCGACCAGGTCGACTGGGACAACCGTAGGGAGCCCACCATCGAGGTCTCTCGCGACGGCCCGTACCGGATAACCGGCGGTGTCGATCTCGTCAGCGAGGAGGGTGGCGACGTGGCGCGTAACGCAGGGGCGTCGTACGAGCACTACGCCCTCTGTCGCTGCGGGCACTCACAGAACAAGCCCTTCTGCAGCGGCATGCACTGGTACGTCGACTTCCATGACCCCGCCCTCGACCCGGACCGCGAGCCGACGATGTTCGGTTGGTGCGGCGGCCTCCCGGCGCTCACGAGGATGACCCGCCTCTTCTACGAGAGGTACGTCCCCGAGGACCCGCTGCTGGCCCCGCTGTTCGCCAACATGTCTGCAGACCATCCGCAGCGGGTGGCCAAGTGGCTCGGCGAGGTGTTCGGCGGGCCGTCCGCCTACAGCGATGAGTACGGGGGCTATTCGCGGATGGTCCAGCAGCACATCGGTAAGGGGCTCACCGAGGAGAGTCGGGCTCGTTGGGTTGCCCTGATCCTTCGGTCCGCCGACGAGGCGGGGCTGCCGAGCGATCCCGAGTTTCGTTCCGCCTTCGCCTCCTACATCGAGTGGGGGTCGCGCCTCGCCCTCGAGAACTCCCAGGCCGGTGCCCAGCCACCTGAGCGCATGCCGATGCCCCATTGGAGCTGGGGCACCGCCGGCCCTCCAGGCAGTCGGGTGTCCGCTGTGCCCTCTCCGGGCGAGGGCGACGAGCAGCCCGTGGTCCTGCCGGCCGCGGACGAGACAGTGAGCTTTGCCAAGCACATCAAGCCGCTGTTTCGCCAGCGCGACCGGCAGTCGATGAAATTCGCCTTCGACCTCTGGTCCTACGACGACGTCGGCGCGCGAGCCGACGACGTTCTCGCGCGCCTGCGCAACGGGTCGATGCCCTGCGACGGAGCCTGGCCGGAGGAGAAGGTCCAGGTCTTTCAGCGATGGATCGAGACGGGCAAGACCGCCTGA
- a CDS encoding NAD-dependent epimerase/dehydratase family protein codes for MTALTRPDSSISAAGPSSRVLILGGDGFLGWPTALHLSRRGHQVGVVDNLCRRSYDDEMGVDSLVPIASLERRVRAWTEVSGLAITPYIGDMMDPDFVETTLADFRPDAVVHFAEQRSAPYSMIDRSHAVYTQVNNVVGTLNLLYAIAQINPDIHLVKLGTMGEYGTPNIDIEEGFIEIRHRGRTDVLPFPKQPGSFYHLSKVHDSHNIAFAVRTWGLRSTDLHQGIVYGQETPETILHPDLATRFDYDAVFGTVLNRFVVQASAGYPLTVYGKGGQTRGMLDIRDTLACVELAISNPAAAGEYRVFNQFTESWSVMDLADMVVRATGGSARIETMTDPRVEAEDHYYRAAHTKLLDLGLVPHLLSEGLIRSLMAVAERHAARIMPEAIPPTVDWRRTGSQVGAL; via the coding sequence ATGACCGCACTGACCCGCCCGGACAGTTCCATCTCCGCAGCGGGGCCTTCGTCCAGGGTGCTGATCCTCGGCGGCGACGGCTTCCTCGGGTGGCCGACGGCGCTGCATCTGTCCCGTCGGGGCCACCAGGTCGGTGTGGTCGACAACCTCTGTCGCCGGAGCTACGACGACGAGATGGGGGTCGACAGTCTGGTCCCCATCGCCAGCCTGGAGCGCCGGGTGCGGGCCTGGACCGAGGTCAGCGGGCTCGCGATCACGCCCTACATCGGCGACATGATGGACCCGGACTTCGTGGAGACGACCCTGGCCGACTTCCGGCCCGACGCCGTCGTGCACTTCGCCGAGCAGCGCAGCGCCCCCTACTCGATGATCGATCGGTCCCATGCCGTCTACACCCAGGTCAACAACGTGGTGGGCACACTGAACCTCCTCTACGCCATCGCCCAGATCAACCCCGACATCCACCTGGTCAAGCTGGGCACCATGGGCGAGTACGGGACGCCCAACATCGACATCGAAGAAGGCTTCATCGAGATCCGCCACCGGGGCCGCACGGACGTGCTGCCCTTCCCGAAGCAGCCCGGCTCCTTCTACCACCTGTCCAAGGTCCACGACTCCCACAACATCGCCTTCGCCGTGCGGACCTGGGGGCTACGGTCCACCGACCTGCACCAGGGCATCGTCTACGGCCAGGAGACGCCGGAGACCATCCTGCACCCCGACCTTGCCACCCGCTTCGACTACGACGCCGTCTTCGGCACCGTGCTCAACCGCTTTGTGGTGCAGGCCAGCGCCGGCTATCCCCTCACCGTCTACGGGAAGGGTGGCCAGACCAGAGGGATGCTCGACATCAGGGACACCCTCGCGTGTGTGGAGCTGGCCATCTCGAACCCGGCCGCCGCCGGCGAGTACCGGGTGTTCAACCAGTTCACCGAGTCCTGGTCGGTGATGGACCTGGCCGACATGGTCGTGCGCGCCACAGGCGGGTCAGCCCGGATCGAGACGATGACCGATCCACGGGTGGAGGCCGAGGACCACTACTACCGGGCGGCGCATACCAAGCTGCTCGACCTCGGGCTGGTGCCCCATCTCCTCTCCGAAGGTCTCATCCGCTCCCTGATGGCCGTGGCCGAGCGCCACGCGGCACGCATCATGCCCGAGGCCATCCCGCCCACGGTCGACTGGCGTCGCACCGGCAGCCAGGTGGGCGCCCTCTAG